TTGCTTTTCCGCAAAGTAATAATCCGCCCCAGTCACCAGCTGAGTTGCCTTCTGAGCGCATAATAACAGGGTTTGAAGAAGTGCCTTGAATATCAATCTTTCCTCCTTGTTCTACGGCAATATATCGGTCTGTTCCATTTTGAGAAACTATTACAGTTCCTGCGGGAATGGTAAGTTTAACACCAGATTTTACCAAATACGGTCCAGTAACCGAATATTGAAGGTTTGCATCCAAAATTCTATCAGATGTTAAAGCGCCATTAAGTTCGGTGTTTTCTACCGGCTCTTCTTCAATTGGAGTAAAGTCGTCATCACTGCTACATCCTACAAAGAATATCGCGTTTATTGCGGCAAGTGTAATTGCAAATTTCTTAAAGTTTTTCATTTTTTGGTTTTAATTTAAATTAGACATTTGTTGTTAAAAAGTATAGTTGATATTTAAGCCTAAGCGCGTACCACGGGTGTAAGAGAGAACCGTTTCTTTAGTTTCAATATTTGTAGTACTCGGTTTTATTAGTTGGGTTCTTTTTATTTGGGGGTTTAAAATATTTTTTCCTGAAACACCTATTTTTAAATTTTTGGTTAGTTTTTTCTTCAGAATTAAATCGAGGGTTACAACGCCATTTTCCACGATGGCATCGTTGTAATTTACATCGCCAGACGATTGGAACTCGGGGGCGCCCAAGGCGTAAATTCTATCGGAGGCATAATTGGCAGAAAGTGTTGCCTCAAAGGGATTGTTTGTATTGGTATTAAAATTTAAAGCTCCGTTTACTATCCAATCTGAAGCTCCTTGTAGGCCGGTTTCAGTTAATCCTTTGTACCGAAATGTTCTTACAAAATTACCTGCGTTGTCATACACTTCTTTTAAATCTTGTTTATGCCACATTCTTGAAGCATTTACATTTAGTTTTAAATTTGGTTGTTCGTCGCCCGAAATTAAATTTATACGGCTTTCAACTTCAAAACCGTACACAGTTGCTTCATCGCCTGCATTGAAATATGAAAATACTCCTGCCGAACCTCTGTCTTGCACTTTATTAATAGGGTCTTCAATTAACTTGTAAAATCCGGTAAGTGACAGCAATTGATCGCGCGAAGGAAAAAACTCCCACTTTAAATCGAAGTTTCTGTTTAAGGAAGCCTCAATATTTGGGTTTCCACGGGTAACTTGCCCAACTGGCGAAACATATTCAAAAGGAGCAATTTCTTTAAATTCGGGAAGTGTAGTTGTATAGCTATTAGCAAAACGGATGCTGTGCTTTTCGCTCAAATTGTATTTTATATTAAACGATGGAAATATTCGGTTGTAATCTTTTGATACATCACCAATGCGTCCTGCGTAGTTATTTACATCCCAATTCACAAAAATATTATCGGTCTGAAATCGCAATCCGGCTTGTAAGGTGAAGTTGCCACGAACACCCGTAAAATTGGCATAACCCGCAGTGCTATTTAATTCACCGCGATAAAAATCGGGCGACAGCGAGTTTCGTTTTAAAAGTCCATTGTTGAAGTTTTGTGACGTAAAAATTTCTGAAATATCATCAATCGATGAAGGGTTTACAGCGTTGGTGATGGTTTCTTCTACCCCAAAAAATTGCGAACCAAAATCGCGGCTTTTATTTCTGTGAGTAGCTCCTGCATTAATATAAAATTGATCTTTTTCTTGGTCAATAATTTTAAATACACCATTTAAGCGCGCATTGTATTCAATACCTTCAATTTTTTGAACACTTTTGCGCTGTTGAAAACCACCGGTGCGTCCAAGTTGGACAATTTGATCGTTAAAATTAACTTCGTTTCTAATACGGTTAGGCTCGTCTGCGCTTAAATAATTGTAGCCAGCGGCCCACTGCACTTCATTTTTTTCACCAAAGTTGTGCTCACCACTAAGTTGCGTTACAGAGAGCAAAGTCTTCTTTAAATTTTGGTCTCGAATAAATTGTGATAGGCCTTCTTCGGGATCGGTTTCTTCGTAAATTACGGCTTCGCCAGCGCGGCCACCCTCAAAAACTTCGTCTTCAATCTTATTAATTAATAGTGAGTTGAACTTTAAATTGTTGTTGTCATTTGCTCTAAACCTAAGGTGAAATAAGCCAGAAGTTGCTACTTCTTTTTTCCAATTTATTGCATCGGGAATCATGTCGTCTAAATAGTTTGAGCGGTATTGGGCAAAGGCGCCTTTGCTATATTCAAAGTTTTCAGACTGCCCTGCAGTAAATAAAAGGCTAAGCTTATCGCCAAGCCGCTTCCCAACACTTAAAGAAAACGATTTGTTTATAGGGAAATCTTCAATTTGTGGGTTCCAGCTTTGTGCTACAATAGCCCTACTTGTAGCAGTATTTTTGTTGTAAAAACCAAATGAAACATCTCGGTAATTTGGCGATACTTTAAAATTGTTAAATACACCATTGCTTGTAACATTGGTATTTATTGAAGTGCTTGCGCTGGCCGATAAAAGTGAGCGTTTTGAAAGTTGTTTAGTATTTATATCAATATTTCCCGAAGCTTGATCTGCCGATAGTTTTGGCGAGGTAGTTTTACTTATATCAATACTTTCAATTAAACGGGTAGGAAAAAGGTTGAGATTTATGTTTTTTCTTTCAATATTATCTGAAGGAATAGGAAGACCGTTTAAAGTGGTGGATAAATACCTATCCCCTAGGCCGCGTACAAAAACATCGCCATTACCGTCGGTTTTTGAAACACCCGAAATTTTGGTTGTGGCACCAGCAGCATTTGAAACTCCTAGTTTAGACAATTGTTCGGCGCCAATACTTTCTATAATAGTTGTAGCTTTCTTTTGCTCAAGCAATAATGCTACTTCACTTTCTCTACGTACCTGCGTTTTAATTATTACTTCATCGAGGGCAGCGGCACTCGCTTTCATGGGTACATCTATATTAGTAACATTGTTTGCAGTAACTTCTACATGGGGGATTTCAACCGTTTCGTATCCCACATAGCTAAATACTAAGTTGTAAATTCCGGGTTTTAAATTCCCAATTTTATATAAGCCGTCAAAATCTGAAGTTACGCCTATTGTAGTTCCTTTAATAAAAACGTTTGCAAAAGGTAGTGGTTCATTATTGTATTGCGTATCGGTAAGTTTTCCCGCAATTGTTCCATTTTGCTGCGCAAAGGTTATTGCGGTAACAAAGTAAAAAGTTAGTTTTAAAATTGTTTTCATTTTTGTCGTTTGATTTGTTGGTGCAAAGAAACCAGGCGTGTGTAAAAATTGTGTTAATTGGCCATTACCAATTAGTCAAGTTAGGGTTAGCTATATGTTAAGTCAATTGAAAAAAAATGATTGAATTGCCTCCTGAAAATAGTATCTTGCCTACCAAATTTTTACATATTATGATGCAATGGGAACAGCTGCTTTCACTAAAAAAGCAGGGAGATAAAAACAAAAGACTTAGGATTGAAGAAGACGAAACTCGGTTGGGGTTTGAGGTAGACTACGACCGTGTAATTTTTTCGGCGGCATTCCGAAGTTTACAGGACAAGACGCAGGTTATTCCATTGTCTAAAACCTCCTTTGTACATACGCGCTTAACCCATAGTTTGGAAGTATCGGTCGTAGGCCGCTCTTTGGGCCGAACGGTGGGTAAAGCAATTTTAAAAAAGCATCCCCAATTGCAAAATGTGCACGGGTTTCAATTTAACGATTTTGGAGCCATTGTTGCGGCGGCGGCGCTTGCACATGATATAGGCAACCCTCCTTTTGGACACAGTGGTGAAAAAGCAATTGGCGATTACTTTTTAAACGGAAACGGCAAACGTTTTAAAGATAAACTCACCGAAAAACAATATCAGGATTTAGTTGCTTTTGAAGGCAATGCCAATGGATTTAAAATTTTAACGCAGTCTAAAAATGGAGTGGAAGGAGGTCTTCGGCTTACTTTTGCCACGTTGGGCGCATTTATGAAATACCCAAAACAATCGTTGCCTCACAAACCCACCACACACGTTGCCGATAAAAAATTTGGCGTTTTTCAAAGCGACACTACTTTCTTTGAGGAAGTAGTTTCAGACTTAGGACTTTTAAATCAAGGAAACGGTAGGTATTCACGCCATCCGTTAACGTACTTGGTCGAAGCTGCCGATGATATTTGCTACACCTTAATAGATTTTGAAGACGGAATAAACCTGGGGCTAATAGATGAAGACATTGCCTTGGAATATTTAATAAACTTAGTACGCGCTACATTAAAGAAAGATGTTTATTCGGCGTTAAAAACATCGCAGGATAGATTGGCCTATTTGCGAGCGCTAGCCATAAACACTTTAATTTCAGAAGCTGCGGAAATTTTTATTGATAATGAAGAAGAAATTTTAAAAGGCACTTTTTCTGAAGCGTTACTCGACAAAAGTAAGTACAAAGTGCAAATTGCCGATATTATAAAAATTAGCATTGAAAAAGTGTACCAAAGCGCCGAAGTTACCGAAAAGGAAATTGCTGGCTACAATATATTAACGACCCTGTTGGAAAATTTTACAACAGCATTTGAAAATCTGAGCAATAATAGCGAACGACAATACGATTTACTTTTACTTCGAACAATAGATTTTCAAGTAGATACTTCGGTTTCTGTGTATAATTACTTAATGGAATGTTGCAATTATATTTCGCGATTAACGGATGGCAATGCGCTTCAAATTTTTCAGAAAATAAAAGGAGAGATGCACTAAGTATCTCTTTAGACCGATGTTAAATGTTAAATAGTGCCGATTGGGCTGATATATTGGCAATTTATGATATTTTTAGCATTCCTTTTATTTGAGGGAATTTTAACAACATTTCTAGAAAGATTATTTCTAAACTAAAACCACCTAAAATTTAATTTAAAGCTTATGAAAAAAGTTCTTTACTTACTTATCATTTTTGTTGTAAATGTAACCTATGCGCAGGATTACAACAATTTGGTAAAAACGTACCTTCAGCAAAATCGATCGATGCATTCGCTACAACCGCAGGATATTGCGGATGTAACAATTGCTTCGCAGAGTTTTTCAAAAAATATGCAGGCGCATAATGTATATGTAGAACAGCGCCACCAAGGAATAAAAGTTTTTAATTCTACCTCTCCTTTTGTAATTAAGGATGGAGCGGTTTACAGTGCTAAAGTTTCTTTTATCGAAAATATTTCGGCAAAAGTAAATAGTACTACTCCTTCTATTTCTGCGGTGAACGCGATAGCTAAAGCCGCCACTGCTTTGGGTTTACAGAGTCCTACAAATTTAAATTTGCTAGAAACTGTTTCAGACCACAGCTACATTTTCTCTAATGGATCAATTTCTTTGGAAAATATTCCTGTTGAATTGGTGTATCAAAAAATGGAAGAATCTGGCACTTTAAAGCTAGCTTGGGATCTAAGTATTTCTTTATTAGATGCTTCGCATTACTACAGCGTACGCATTGATGCTATGACTGGCGAATTGTTAGAAACAATGGACTGGGTTGTAAGTTGTAATTTTGGATCGGAAGCGCATTCACACACAAGTACCAGAAGCATATTAGAAGGTACCAAAAGTGAAGCCAGCATGCCTATTACTACTTTGGCTAATGCAACGTATCGCGTTTTTCCATTGCCACAATTAGGGCCGCACAATGGCGCAGACCAACTAATTAACGACCCTTCAGATGCGGTTGCCTCTCCTTACGGATGGCACGATATAGACGGCGTTGCTGGAGAAGAATTTACTTACACTCGTGGTAACAATGTAATTGCTCAGGAAGATAAAAATGGTAACAACGGATCTGGTGCAAGAGCAGAAGGTGGGCCAACCCTTACTTTTGATTTTCCTTTTAATCTTCCTCAACACCCGAATGCATTTACCGATGGTGCAATAACCAATTTATTCTATATGAATAATATGATGCACGATGTTATGTACCACTACGGTTTTGATGAAGCAAGCGGTAATTTCCAGGTAAATAACTATACCGGTGCCCCAGGTGCAGGCGATTATGTTTTTGCAGATGCACAAGATGGAAGCGGAATTAATAACGCAAACTTTGGAACTCCTCCAGACGGTGGTGCACCAAGAATGCAGATGTATTTATGGAGCGCTCCGGGTACTGTATTAGGTACGTTTTTAACAGTAAACAATGGGCCATTGGCTGGACAGTATTACGCCATGGATTCTAACTTTGCGCCACCACTTACAACCACACCAATAACTGCAGATCTTGTAGTTGTAGAGGATGATAACTCTGGACCTTCAACCGATGCAAATGACGGATGTGATAATATTACGAATGGTGGAGCAATAACAGGAAAAATAGCTGTTATTAGAAGAGGTGAATGTAACTTTACCGTAAAGGTGCTCAATGCACAAAACGAAGGTGCCATAGCGGTAATTATCGTTAACGATGTTCCGACAGATCCTATTGTAATGGGCGGTAATGGTACACAAATTACAATTCCTGCTCTTATGATTTACAAAACAGATGGAGAAGCACTTATTGCTTCGCTTTTAAACGGAGATACAATAAACGCTACGTTGGTTGATGATGGATCGGGTACCGATAACTTTCAACGCGATGGCGATTTAGATAATGGTATTGTTGCTCACGAATATGGACACGGTGTTTCTAACCGTTTAACGGGTGGCCGTTTATCTGCCGGTTGTCTTCAGAATCAAGAACAAATGGGTGAAGGATGGAGCGATTATCTAGGTTTTATTTTAACAATGAAACCTGGCGATACCAGATTTGACGCACGTGGAACGGGAACCTATGCACTGGGACAAGGTGTTGCGGGTATGGGATTAAGAACAAAGCCATACAGTTCAGACTTTGCGGTAAACGATTTTACCTATGACGATATTAAAACACAATCTGTTCCTCACGGTGTTGGTTCGGTTTGGGCCACAATGTTGTGGGATTTAACTTGGGACTTGATAGATGAACACGGTTTTGATGCCGATCTTTACAACGGAACAGGCGGAAACAATATATCTATGCAACTTATACTTGACGGTATGAAATTGCAACCATGTAGTCCAGGTTTTATAGACGGTCGTGATGCTATCCTTGAAGCAGATTTAATTGCTAATGGCGGTGCTAACAGATGTATTATTTGGAGAGCCTTTGCAAAAAGAGGTCTTGGTTTAAGTGCTACGCAAGGAAGCTCTAATAGTAGAGCCGACGGTACTGAAGCATTTGATGTGCCGGTAGATTGTATCTTGGGTACTTCTGATAACGGAACCTTAGAAAACAACTTTATAGTTTATCCAAACCCATCAAATGGTGAGATTACTATTAAGTCTCGTATAGATGTAGGCGAAACAACTGTTTCTATCTTTGATATGAATGGAAGAAAAGTGTTTACACAGCAACTTGAACTTCACACTTCTGCTAATGTAAATGCAAGCCAGTTGAATGCCGGTATTTACTTAATGCAAATTTCAAGTGGAGATCGTTCACAGACAACTAAATTAATTATCAACTAATTATTAGTTAGTTAATAAAAAGAAAAGAGGTTCGAAAGAGCCTCTTTTTTTTATATATACTTTTTGAGAGTTTTGTGTATTTTTTCTGAAGAAATACCCGAAAGGTCTTGTAGCTCTGCAACCGAACCGTGTTCCGGAAAAACATCCGGAATTCCTAAAATTTCTATTGGGTTTTTATAGTTATGTTTTGAAGCAAAAGTTACAATCGTAGTTCCTAAACCGCCAAGAATAGTACCATCTTCAATAGTAAGGATTGTTTTATATTGTTTGAAAATTTTATGAAGCAAGTTTTCGTCCAATGGTTTTAAAAACCGAATATCAACTAGGCCAATTTTATTTTGTTGTGAAGATGGGAGCATATCTATTGCACGCACAACATTGTTTGCCATAGTACCTATGCTCAAAACTACAATATCACTGCCTTCTCGTAGCACCGTTGCAAGTCCTATTTCAATTTTATTAAATGGTTTTTTCCAGTTTAGAATAGTTCCTTTGCCGCGAGGATATCGTATAAATATAGGTAGTTTCAACCCGTTTTGTGCGGTAAACATTATATTCCGCAATTCAATTTCGTTGCGGGGCGCAAAAATGATGAGGTTCGGAATACAATTTAAATATGCCAAATCGAATATTCCATGGTGGGTGGCACCATCTTCACCTACAATTCCAGCTCTATCCAAGCAGAAAATTACCGGAATTTTTTGTAAACATACATCGTGAATTACTTGGTCGTAGGCACGTTGTAAAAAGGTAGAATAAATATTGCAAAATACTGAAAAACCTTGCGTAGCTAAACCCGCTGCAAAGGTTACGGCATGTTGTTCTGCTATTCCTACGTCAAAGGCGCGTTTCGGAAATGCATCCATCATAAATTTTAATGAACTTCCCGTTGGCATTGCTGGTGTTATACCTATGATTTTTTCATTTTCCGACGCCAGTTCCACCAAAGTTTTTCCAAAAACATCTTGGAATTTTGGCGGCTCCATTTGCTTGCTTTTTGGTGCCAAATCGCCAGTAAGCGCGTCAAATTTACCGGGCGCGTGATACACTACTTGGTTTTCTTCGGCTTGCCGTAGCCCTTTTCCCTTCGTAGTAATTAAATGAAGCACTTTTGGACCCGAAACCGCTTTTAATCTTTCCAGTTCGGAAATTATTAAATTTAAATTGTGGCCATCTATGGGTCCGGTATAATTAAAATTTAAGGCTTCAAATATATTGTCGGCATCTTTTGCTCCCTTGCCTTTCACCTTGGTAAAATATTCCTTTAACGCACCTACGCTGGGATCTATGCCAATAGCGTTATCGTTTAATATTACCAAAAGATTTGTATCGGTAACCCCTGCGTGGTTTAAGGCTTCAAAAGCCATGCCGCTAGCAATCGAGGCATCGCCAACAACGGCAATATGCTGTCGGGTATTTTCGCCGTTTAATCGCGAGGCAATTGCCATTCCCAAGGCTGCCGAAATTGCAGTACTACTATGCCCTACGCCAAAAGTATCATAATTACTTTCGGCTCTTTTTGGGAAACCGCTAATACCTCCCAACTGCCTATTGGTGTGGAAAATTTCTTTTCTGCCTGTTAAAATTTTATGTCCGTAAGCTTGGTGGCCAACATCCCACACCAAAACATCATCGGGCGTGTTAAACACATAGTGAAGTGCAATAGTAAGTTCCACAACACCAAGACTTGCGCCTAAGTGGCCTTCTTTTGTAGCAATAATATTTATGATAAATTCACGTAGCTCTTTGGCTAACTGTGGTAAATTTTCCTTCGGAATTTTTCGCAGATCTTTTGGAAAATTAATGGTATTTAATATGTTTTTTCGCACGCTGTAAAGATACAGTTTATGGGAATTTGTTAATTGATGAATTCGTTAATTTGTTAATTCGTAATTTCGTTTTTTATAAAGCCGATTTAAAAACTGAAATCTTGAGTATAATAGATCCCTTAGACGACACTTATTTTATGAAACGCGCCTTGCAAGAAGCTGAAATGGCCTATGAAAAAGACGAAATTCCTATCGGGGCGGTAATTGTAATAAACAATCAGATTATTGCCCGTTCGCATAACCTAACCGAAACTTTAAATGATGTAACCGCCCACGCCGAAATGCAAGCTATAACTGCAGCGGCAAATTACTTGGGAGGTAAGTATTTACTAGATTGCACGCTTTATGTAACAATTGAGCCCTGCCAAATGTGTGCAGGAGCTTTGTTTTGGAGCCAAATTTCGAAAATTGTGTATGGGGCTAGGGATGAACAGCGGGGATGTATAGCATTAAATACGAGGCTACATCCAAAAACTGTAATGACGGGAGGAGTTTTGGCTGCGGAATCTTCGCAGTTGTTAAAGCAATTTTTTATAGAAAAAAGATCTAAATAAGTGTTACAAGCTATCGTGCTTTAGTACCAACAAAAAAGCCCTCCAGAAAATGAAAGGCTTTTTACAAATCTTTAGTTATTCCTTAATCGTGAATAACGCGAACTTGAGCCGCAACAGTTCCTTTTCGACCTTCTTCTTCAACATATTCTACTTTGTCGCCTTCGTTTAGCGCTTCACCATTTAAGCCGGTTACGTGTACAAAAATGTCTTTTCCAGTTTCATCGTTAGTGATAAAACCATAGCCTTTAGATTCGTTAAAAAATTTTACTGTTCCTTCCATTTTAAATAAAAAATAATTATTGATTAAGTACAAATGTATAATTTTTTGATTTTAAGTGTTAACGAAATCAAAAAATTTTGAAACATACAATGCATTTATATCTTTTTATCTTTTTGATAATCCTGCATTTTTTTTATATTTTCTTTGGTAAGCATATAGTCTTTAACACTTCTATTTTTCCATCTGTGGTAAATAAATAGTGGCATTAATAAAAAAAATCCGGCCATTAAACTAAGTCCGATAATTAAATTTCCAGTGGCCTCGTCATTCAATTTAATATAAAAGCCAGTGCCTAGACCAATGAGTACAGCAAAAAATAATACGATAAGAATGTATTTCATAGAAGAATGGTTTTCAAAATTATTTAGTTGAAAAATCTATTAGTTTTCGGCGATAAGCGGTAAGTAATTTCGATTTTGAAACGAAACCGTAATATTTTCCGTCATTTATAACCGGTAGGTTCCAGGCTCCCGTGTCTTGAAATTTTTTCATTACCTCGGTCATTTTATCTTTGTGCAAATCTATTACTCCTGGTGGATTGTGCATTAATTCGCGCGCACTTATTTTGTCGTATAACTTTTGATCGAACATAATGGGCCGCAGATCGTCCAGCAGAATTATACCTTCCAATGTATTGGAATCTTTACTGAGTACCGGAAAGAGATTTCTTTTAGATTTAACCACCGCTTGATGTACCATTTCGCCAAGGGTCATTTTGGGATAAATAACTATAAAATCGCGCTCTATAACTGTTTCAATATCCATTAAGGTTAGCACTGCATGATCTTTGTCGTGGGTAATAAGATCTCCTTTTCGTCCGAGTTCCATTGTATAAACGGAATGTGGAATAAAAAATTTTGTCAGTGAAAATGAAATGGCAGCCGTAACCATTAGCGGGATAAACAGTTCGTACCCACCGGTAACTTCGGCAATTAAAAATATAGCTGTTAATGGTGCATGAAGAACCCCAGCCATTAGCCCCGTCATTCCAACTAACGTAAAATTACTTTCTGAAACGGGATTATTCAATAGGCCGATATTATTGAGAATTTTCGCAAAACAATTCCCCATAATACTTCCCATAAATAGCGTTGGTGCAAAAATACCCCCAACACCTCCTGCGCCAAAAGTTAAGGCACTTGCTATAATTTTAAACACAACCAATCCTGCTAACAACAAAATAACCACCCAAATACTGGAAAGATCTAAATTGAAAAAATTGTTTTCCAGTGCAGCATTTGGGTTTCCTTGTACCAAATTGTTTATTATATCGAAACCTTCGCCATACAATGGAGGAATAAAATAGACCAGAATGCCAAGGCCAATCCCACCAATTAACAATCGCTTAATAGGCGATGCTATTTTTTCGAAAAAATCCTGAATTTTCGAATACATCTTCGTGTAGTAAATAGACACCATAGAAGCGACCAATCCCAGTAATATGTAAAACGGAATATCGTTAATTGTAAATTTTTCGGTAATATTAAACGGCAACAAAACGTCTGATCCTAAAAAGAAATACGAAGTAGTAATTGCCGAAACCGATGCCAAAAGAAGAGGCACCATAGAAATTAGGGTGAGGTCCAAGCTAAATACTTCCACGGCAAAAATAATAGCAGCGATAGGAGCCTTAAAAATAGCAGACATAGCTCCCGCACCCGCGCAGCCAATTAATAGTGTCCGGGTAGGTTGGTTCATATGGAAAAACCTCGCTAGGTTGGAGCTAATTGCAGCACCTGTGGCCACTGTTGGGCCTTCAAGACCAACAGAACCTCCAAAACCTACCGTAATGGGCGCGGTAATTAAACTTCCAAACATTTGAAATGGCCGCATAAATCCTTTGCGTTTTGAAATAGCATATAGAGTTGACGGAATTCCATGGCTTACTTTATGGCGAATAATATAGCGCATTGCCAAATATGCCAATGTAAGTCCGA
This region of Aequorivita marisscotiae genomic DNA includes:
- a CDS encoding TonB-dependent receptor, whose product is MKTILKLTFYFVTAITFAQQNGTIAGKLTDTQYNNEPLPFANVFIKGTTIGVTSDFDGLYKIGNLKPGIYNLVFSYVGYETVEIPHVEVTANNVTNIDVPMKASAAALDEVIIKTQVRRESEVALLLEQKKATTIIESIGAEQLSKLGVSNAAGATTKISGVSKTDGNGDVFVRGLGDRYLSTTLNGLPIPSDNIERKNINLNLFPTRLIESIDISKTTSPKLSADQASGNIDINTKQLSKRSLLSASASTSINTNVTSNGVFNNFKVSPNYRDVSFGFYNKNTATSRAIVAQSWNPQIEDFPINKSFSLSVGKRLGDKLSLLFTAGQSENFEYSKGAFAQYRSNYLDDMIPDAINWKKEVATSGLFHLRFRANDNNNLKFNSLLINKIEDEVFEGGRAGEAVIYEETDPEEGLSQFIRDQNLKKTLLSVTQLSGEHNFGEKNEVQWAAGYNYLSADEPNRIRNEVNFNDQIVQLGRTGGFQQRKSVQKIEGIEYNARLNGVFKIIDQEKDQFYINAGATHRNKSRDFGSQFFGVEETITNAVNPSSIDDISEIFTSQNFNNGLLKRNSLSPDFYRGELNSTAGYANFTGVRGNFTLQAGLRFQTDNIFVNWDVNNYAGRIGDVSKDYNRIFPSFNIKYNLSEKHSIRFANSYTTTLPEFKEIAPFEYVSPVGQVTRGNPNIEASLNRNFDLKWEFFPSRDQLLSLTGFYKLIEDPINKVQDRGSAGVFSYFNAGDEATVYGFEVESRINLISGDEQPNLKLNVNASRMWHKQDLKEVYDNAGNFVRTFRYKGLTETGLQGASDWIVNGALNFNTNTNNPFEATLSANYASDRIYALGAPEFQSSGDVNYNDAIVENGVVTLDLILKKKLTKNLKIGVSGKNILNPQIKRTQLIKPSTTNIETKETVLSYTRGTRLGLNINYTF
- a CDS encoding deoxyguanosinetriphosphate triphosphohydrolase, with translation MQWEQLLSLKKQGDKNKRLRIEEDETRLGFEVDYDRVIFSAAFRSLQDKTQVIPLSKTSFVHTRLTHSLEVSVVGRSLGRTVGKAILKKHPQLQNVHGFQFNDFGAIVAAAALAHDIGNPPFGHSGEKAIGDYFLNGNGKRFKDKLTEKQYQDLVAFEGNANGFKILTQSKNGVEGGLRLTFATLGAFMKYPKQSLPHKPTTHVADKKFGVFQSDTTFFEEVVSDLGLLNQGNGRYSRHPLTYLVEAADDICYTLIDFEDGINLGLIDEDIALEYLINLVRATLKKDVYSALKTSQDRLAYLRALAINTLISEAAEIFIDNEEEILKGTFSEALLDKSKYKVQIADIIKISIEKVYQSAEVTEKEIAGYNILTTLLENFTTAFENLSNNSERQYDLLLLRTIDFQVDTSVSVYNYLMECCNYISRLTDGNALQIFQKIKGEMH
- a CDS encoding T9SS-dependent M36 family metallopeptidase; translation: MKKVLYLLIIFVVNVTYAQDYNNLVKTYLQQNRSMHSLQPQDIADVTIASQSFSKNMQAHNVYVEQRHQGIKVFNSTSPFVIKDGAVYSAKVSFIENISAKVNSTTPSISAVNAIAKAATALGLQSPTNLNLLETVSDHSYIFSNGSISLENIPVELVYQKMEESGTLKLAWDLSISLLDASHYYSVRIDAMTGELLETMDWVVSCNFGSEAHSHTSTRSILEGTKSEASMPITTLANATYRVFPLPQLGPHNGADQLINDPSDAVASPYGWHDIDGVAGEEFTYTRGNNVIAQEDKNGNNGSGARAEGGPTLTFDFPFNLPQHPNAFTDGAITNLFYMNNMMHDVMYHYGFDEASGNFQVNNYTGAPGAGDYVFADAQDGSGINNANFGTPPDGGAPRMQMYLWSAPGTVLGTFLTVNNGPLAGQYYAMDSNFAPPLTTTPITADLVVVEDDNSGPSTDANDGCDNITNGGAITGKIAVIRRGECNFTVKVLNAQNEGAIAVIIVNDVPTDPIVMGGNGTQITIPALMIYKTDGEALIASLLNGDTINATLVDDGSGTDNFQRDGDLDNGIVAHEYGHGVSNRLTGGRLSAGCLQNQEQMGEGWSDYLGFILTMKPGDTRFDARGTGTYALGQGVAGMGLRTKPYSSDFAVNDFTYDDIKTQSVPHGVGSVWATMLWDLTWDLIDEHGFDADLYNGTGGNNISMQLILDGMKLQPCSPGFIDGRDAILEADLIANGGANRCIIWRAFAKRGLGLSATQGSSNSRADGTEAFDVPVDCILGTSDNGTLENNFIVYPNPSNGEITIKSRIDVGETTVSIFDMNGRKVFTQQLELHTSANVNASQLNAGIYLMQISSGDRSQTTKLIIN
- a CDS encoding 1-deoxy-D-xylulose-5-phosphate synthase, which produces MRKNILNTINFPKDLRKIPKENLPQLAKELREFIINIIATKEGHLGASLGVVELTIALHYVFNTPDDVLVWDVGHQAYGHKILTGRKEIFHTNRQLGGISGFPKRAESNYDTFGVGHSSTAISAALGMAIASRLNGENTRQHIAVVGDASIASGMAFEALNHAGVTDTNLLVILNDNAIGIDPSVGALKEYFTKVKGKGAKDADNIFEALNFNYTGPIDGHNLNLIISELERLKAVSGPKVLHLITTKGKGLRQAEENQVVYHAPGKFDALTGDLAPKSKQMEPPKFQDVFGKTLVELASENEKIIGITPAMPTGSSLKFMMDAFPKRAFDVGIAEQHAVTFAAGLATQGFSVFCNIYSTFLQRAYDQVIHDVCLQKIPVIFCLDRAGIVGEDGATHHGIFDLAYLNCIPNLIIFAPRNEIELRNIMFTAQNGLKLPIFIRYPRGKGTILNWKKPFNKIEIGLATVLREGSDIVVLSIGTMANNVVRAIDMLPSSQQNKIGLVDIRFLKPLDENLLHKIFKQYKTILTIEDGTILGGLGTTIVTFASKHNYKNPIEILGIPDVFPEHGSVAELQDLSGISSEKIHKTLKKYI
- a CDS encoding nucleoside deaminase, with translation MIDPLDDTYFMKRALQEAEMAYEKDEIPIGAVIVINNQIIARSHNLTETLNDVTAHAEMQAITAAANYLGGKYLLDCTLYVTIEPCQMCAGALFWSQISKIVYGARDEQRGCIALNTRLHPKTVMTGGVLAAESSQLLKQFFIEKRSK
- a CDS encoding cold-shock protein gives rise to the protein MEGTVKFFNESKGYGFITNDETGKDIFVHVTGLNGEALNEGDKVEYVEEEGRKGTVAAQVRVIHD